Within the [Enterobacter] lignolyticus SCF1 genome, the region TCTTGACCCGGTCAACCAGCACGTCATCACCGACGGCTTAAACAGCGGCGTCAAAACCTTCGTGGGCGGCAACTGCACCGTCAGCCTGATGCTGATGTCCCTCGGCGGCCTGTTTGCCCATGACCTGGTGGAGTGGGTTTCGGTCGCCACCTATCAGGCGGCATCCGGCGGCGGCGCGCGCCACATGCGCGAGCTGCTGAGCCAGATGGGCCAGCTACAGCATCACGTGGCGGACGAGCTGGCGAACCCGGCCTCGGCGATTCTGGATATTGAGCGCAAAGTGACCCAGCTTACCCGCAGCGGCGCTCTGCCGACCGATAACTTCGGCGTACCGCTGGCCGGTAGCCTGATTCCGTGGATCGACAAGCAGCTCGACAACGGCCAGAGCCGCGAAGAGTGGAAGGGCCAGGCGGAAACCAACAAAATTCTCGCCACCCGGAAAACCATCCCGGTGGATGGCCTGTGCGTTCGCATCGGCGCGCTGCGCTGCCACAGCCAGGCGTTTACCATCAAACTGAAAAAAGATGTGTCGATTCCGACGGTGGAAGAGCTGCTGGCGGCGCACAACCCGTGGGCGAAAGTGGTGCCTAACGATCGCGAAATCACCATGCGCGAGCTGACCCCGGCCGCGGTGACCGGCACCCTGACGACGCCGGTAGGCCGTCTGCGTAAGCTGAATATGGG harbors:
- the asd gene encoding aspartate-semialdehyde dehydrogenase — translated: MKNVGFIGWRGMVGSVLMQRMVEERDFDAIRPVFFSTSQHGQAAPAFGTTTGGTLQDAFDLDALKALDIIVTCQGGDYTNEIYPKLRESGWQGYWIDAASSLRMKDDAIIILDPVNQHVITDGLNSGVKTFVGGNCTVSLMLMSLGGLFAHDLVEWVSVATYQAASGGGARHMRELLSQMGQLQHHVADELANPASAILDIERKVTQLTRSGALPTDNFGVPLAGSLIPWIDKQLDNGQSREEWKGQAETNKILATRKTIPVDGLCVRIGALRCHSQAFTIKLKKDVSIPTVEELLAAHNPWAKVVPNDREITMRELTPAAVTGTLTTPVGRLRKLNMGPEYLSAFTVGDQLLWGAAEPLRRILRQLA